GTCACGCAAACTCTTTTGCGCATTGGGAGAAAGAATATATTGGATCATATCAGCCTATCAATTCATCCATGAAGGATTGGCCGTCAACTCCTTGTCCTTTGTCAAGTTGCGCTTCACCTTCAGCCAGTCTTGCGCGTAACGCTTCCAGCTTGGTTTCTTCGACTTCCAGAAGCCGCAAACCCGCACGAACGGCTTCGCTTGTATTATCAAAGCGCCCTTGTGAAATTTTCGATTTGATAAAATTTAAAAAATGATCACCTAAAGTGACACTGGTATTTCTTTGCATTGCATTGACCTCCAAAAAATTTACTGTACCAATATATAATACACTTTCTTTCATAGGAGATACAGTTTTTATTTCTTTGAATCAACTTCACTCTTACCCAAATCTTAACCTTTGGTCAAAAGTTAAGATTCGAAAAAGCAGTGAAAAACCCTACTCCATAAAGGTTTTCGCTATTTTAAATATTAAGTTATATGTATATAATGCAACTAACTTAAGATTTATAATGGGGTAGGGGGGACGCTATGGAAGAAGGTCAAAATTTCAATCATCCGAAAAAAGGTTCCAGAATTGAGGTGGAGCCGATCAGAAGAGAAAAAGATATTAAAGCGATCATCCAGCTTCTTTCCGGAAACCCGAGAGACTACCTTTTATTTGTTATGGGAATCAATAATGGCATCCGGGTAGGAGACCTTCTTAATATAAAGGTAGGGGACGTCCGTTACTTGAAGCCAGGCCAAGTTCACCAGATAACCGAAAATAAAACCAAGAAAAAAACGTGGTGGTGAGGAAAAACCTGGGGATATCAGCAGCGGACTAAGTATGGTGATGGGT
The DNA window shown above is from uncultured Desulfobacter sp. and carries:
- a CDS encoding type II toxin-antitoxin system ParD family antitoxin; this encodes MKESVLYIGTVNFLEVNAMQRNTSVTLGDHFLNFIKSKISQGRFDNTSEAVRAGLRLLEVEETKLEALRARLAEGEAQLDKGQGVDGQSFMDELIG